A window of Metabacillus sp. B2-18 contains these coding sequences:
- a CDS encoding YycC family protein has protein sequence MRPLQISADTAQKLAASLNVPLEQVMHMPQHILLAKLAELNKEEEDQN, from the coding sequence ATGAGACCATTACAAATCTCTGCAGACACTGCACAAAAGTTAGCCGCTTCGCTTAATGTCCCATTGGAACAAGTAATGCATATGCCACAGCATATTTTACTTGCTAAACTAGCAGAACTTAATAAAGAAGAAGAAGATCAGAATTAA
- the spo0A gene encoding sporulation transcription factor Spo0A produces MGKIKVCIVDDNRELVGLLEEYLSSQDDIEVLGVAYNGQECLNMLKDKEPDVLVLDIIMPHLDGLGVLEKLRQMDRPQPNVIMLTAFGQEDVTKKAVDLGAAYFILKPFDMEGLASHIRQVSGNAAPIIKRANSSMRSAVEPQSKGKNLDASITSIIHEIGVPAHIKGYLYLREAISMVYNDIELLGSITKVLYPDIAKKYNTTASRVERAIRHAIEVAWSRGNIESISSLFGYTVSMTKAKPTNSEFIAMVADKLRLEHKAS; encoded by the coding sequence GTGGGTAAAATTAAAGTTTGTATAGTTGACGATAATCGGGAACTTGTTGGTTTATTAGAAGAATATTTATCAAGCCAAGATGATATTGAGGTTCTTGGTGTTGCATATAATGGTCAAGAATGTTTAAATATGTTAAAAGATAAGGAGCCGGATGTTTTAGTATTGGATATTATTATGCCACACTTAGATGGTCTTGGTGTTTTAGAAAAACTAAGACAAATGGATCGTCCGCAACCAAATGTAATTATGCTTACAGCATTTGGACAAGAAGATGTAACGAAGAAAGCGGTTGACCTTGGAGCTGCTTACTTTATTTTAAAACCGTTTGATATGGAAGGTTTAGCAAGTCACATCCGTCAAGTAAGTGGAAATGCTGCACCAATCATTAAACGAGCTAATTCTTCAATGAGATCTGCTGTTGAGCCACAGTCCAAAGGTAAAAATTTAGATGCTAGCATTACAAGTATCATCCATGAAATTGGAGTTCCTGCACATATAAAAGGCTATTTATACTTACGTGAAGCAATTTCTATGGTTTATAACGATATCGAATTATTAGGATCAATTACAAAAGTGTTATATCCTGATATTGCAAAAAAATATAACACAACTGCATCACGTGTTGAACGTGCTATTCGTCACGCAATTGAAGTGGCATGGAGCCGTGGAAACATAGAGTCAATTTCATCTCTATTTGGCTATACAGTTAGCATGACAAAAGCTAAACCAACAAACAGTGAATTTATTGCAATGGTAGCTGATAAGCTTCGCTTGGAGCATAAAGCGAGCTAA
- a CDS encoding ketoacyl-ACP synthase III encodes MRSNARITAIGTYVPTKIMTNNDFVQFIDTNDEWISKRTGIKERRLAAENEFTSDLCVKAVEDLVIRYNKEISDVDFIIVSTLSPDFLTPSVASYVQGRLGIRQAGALDLNAACAGFTYALHIANSLLSSGLHKKILVIGGETLSKITDFTDRTSCILFGDGAGAVLMEADSEGQFLASTVNSEGEKGLHLYGTHLSTTMFDQDLQDKKQLVQNGREVYRWAVTTVPSGINTLLADSNLTKDDIDWFIPHSANLRMIESICEKSGFTIDQTLYSLVHYGNTSAASIPLALDLGIKEGKVKTGDTLLLYGFGGGLSHSGHILTWG; translated from the coding sequence ATGCGATCAAACGCCAGAATCACTGCTATTGGCACCTATGTCCCCACCAAAATCATGACAAATAATGATTTTGTTCAATTTATTGATACAAACGATGAATGGATTTCAAAACGAACAGGAATTAAGGAAAGACGCCTTGCTGCGGAAAATGAATTCACAAGCGACCTTTGTGTAAAAGCTGTTGAAGATTTAGTTATTCGGTATAACAAAGAAATCAGTGATGTTGACTTTATTATTGTTAGTACACTTTCACCAGATTTTTTAACACCAAGTGTTGCTTCATATGTTCAAGGTAGATTAGGTATTAGACAGGCAGGAGCTCTCGATTTAAATGCCGCATGTGCTGGTTTTACATACGCACTGCATATTGCTAACAGTTTACTATCAAGTGGGCTTCATAAAAAAATACTAGTAATTGGAGGGGAGACCTTATCAAAAATAACAGACTTTACAGATCGAACATCTTGCATTTTATTTGGTGACGGTGCAGGGGCTGTTTTGATGGAAGCCGACAGCGAAGGCCAATTTCTGGCATCAACTGTGAATTCTGAAGGAGAAAAAGGGCTCCATTTGTACGGTACACACCTCTCAACTACGATGTTCGATCAAGATCTTCAAGATAAAAAACAATTAGTACAAAACGGTAGAGAGGTTTATCGATGGGCTGTTACAACGGTCCCAAGCGGTATTAATACCTTGTTAGCTGATTCTAACTTAACTAAAGATGATATTGACTGGTTTATCCCACACAGTGCCAATTTGCGCATGATTGAATCAATATGTGAAAAAAGCGGATTCACAATTGATCAAACTTTATATAGTTTAGTTCATTACGGCAATACTTCTGCTGCCTCCATTCCATTAGCTCTCGATTTAGGCATAAAGGAAGGTAAAGTGAAAACAGGAGACACTTTATTACTTTACGGATTTGGCGGAGGATTATCACATTCCGGCCATATACTGACTTGGGGATAG